CCTCCCCGGGCGCGTGGAGCTCCGCTTCCTCGAGGCGAACCTGGTGGGCCGGCACGCGCCCGACGCGGAGGACGTGGACGAGGCGATCGAGCAGGTGAAGGCCGCGGCCGCCGGGATCCGGGCGCGCGCGTTCGCGGCGACCCCCTCGTACAACGCGTGCCGCTTCTGCGCCTACAACCAGATCTGCCCGTTCACGGCGACGCGGGAGTAGGCGCGCCGCGCGGAGGGCTGTGAAAGATTTCTTGCAGGGCAGCCTGAGCTTTGAAAGAATTAGTCGTGAATTTTCAAAAGGTGGGCATCATTTGAAAGCCGGCTTACAAAGCTCCGAGACGCCGCGCGGGGGGTACGACGCGTTCGTCCCGGCGCCGCTGCCGCCCAAACTGGCCTACGACGACGAGCTCGTCCTCGCCCTCTCGCGGGCGGACGCGGCGTTGAGCGAGCTGTCGGGTCTCGGACGGCACCTGCCCAACCCCCATCTGCTCATCGCGCCCTACGTCCGGCGGGAAGCCGTGCTGTCCTCGCGGATCGAGGGCACGACGACGACCCTGGCAGAGCTGTTGCTCGAAGAGGTCGCGGAGGGCGCGGCGCGCCGCGACCCGGTCGACATCCGGGAAGTTCGCAATTACGTGACGGCGCTGGAATATGGCGTCACGCGGCTCCGGACCTTGCCCTTGTCGCTCCGGCTCGTCCGTGAGCTGCACGCGCGGCTCATGAAGGGGGTGCGCGGCGAGCACGCGACTCCGGGAGAGTTCCGGCGCACGCAGAACTGGATCGGCGTCGCGCGGAGCACCCCGGAAAGTGCCATCTACGTGCCGCCGCCCCCGGAATTCATGATGGAGGCGCTCGAGGCGTGGGAGCGCTTCCTCCACGAGCGCGGGCGCGTGCCCGACCTCGTCCAGTGCGCGCTCATGCACGAGCAGTTCGAGGCGATCCATCCGTTCCTCGACGGGAACGGCCGGGTGGGACGGCTCCTGATCACGCTGTTCCTCATCGAGCGCGGCCGGTTGTCCCAGCCCCTCCTCTATCTGTCCGCGTACATCGATCAGCATCGGGGGGAGTACTACGGCGGACTCCAGGCCGTTCACACCGACGGCGACTGGAAGGGGTGGATCCGGTTCTTCCTGACCGGCGTCGAGGTGATCGCACAGGATGCGGTCGTGCAGGCCGCGAAGCTGATGGAGCTGCGCGAGCGCTGGCGGGAGCGCCTGGCCGACTATCCGAAGGCCGCGCAGCTGATCGACGCGCTGCTCGTGAATCCGTACATGAGCGTCGCCCGGGCCCAGCGCCTCCTGAAGGTGTCCAACCCGACGGCGCGTCAGCTCGTCGCCCGGCTCGAGAAGCTCGAGCTGCTGACCGAGATCACCGGGCGCGAATGGGGCCGACTCTATCTGGCCCGCCCGATTCTACGCATCATCGAGCAGATGCGCGGGCGCGGTGCTCCACGCGGAAGCGGTTGAGCTGCGGTTCCGTCGACGAGTCAAAAACGTGCCTCGGCGTGCCCGTCCTAGGACTCCATCCGCATGGTCGCCCAGTCTATTTCTCCGGCCACGAATATGTGGCCCCAATGACCGTCCGGTAGGTCTCGTCCAAAGTGGATTGAAGAGCAACGAGCGCCGCAATACGGCGCACCATTTCGGTGACATAGCGCGCCTCAGCGAGGGCTTGGGAGAGGGACAGAGCTAAGGATTCCTTAGGTAGGCGTCACTCCACAGGCGTCCTTGACAGTCCCGGCGCGCGCGCATAGCTTTGGCCTCACCATGGCCGAGCCGGACGTGCAGGACCTCAAGGGGATCGGCGGATGGCTGATCCTCGTGGCGGTCGGGCTCTGTCTCCAGCCCCTGCTCCTGCTCAAGGCGCTCTCGGAAAACGCCACGGCGTTCAAGCCCGACACGTGGGGCGTCCTCACGACGCCCGGCACGTCCGCCTACCATCCGCTCTGGGCGCCGCTGCTCGTCGCCGAGACGGGTGTGAACCTCGTGCTCCTCGCGTGGTCGGGCGTGCTCCTCTACTTCTTCTTCTCGAAGGGGCGTCGCTTCCCACGGATGGTGATCGTCTACATGGGGGTGAGCGTGGCGGCCGTGATCGCCGACCTCGCGGTGGCGAACGCGATCCCCGTCGCGCGGGCGCGGCTCACGGCGAGCGAGTATGGGCAGGTGGCCCGCTCCGTGATCGGCGCCGCGATCTGGATCCCGTACTTCCTGCGCTCGAGGCGGGTCGCCGCGACATTCGTCCACTGACCGTCGCCACGTCGAGTGGCGTCAGAGGGAGGCCTCATGATCCGCATCTCGGTGCTCTATCCCGCCGGTGAAGGCAAGAAGTTCGACTACGACTACTACAAGAACAAGCACATGATCCTCGTCGCCGAGCGCCTCAAGCCATTCGGCCTGATCCGCACGGAGGTGGACCGCGGCATCGCCGGCGGCGCGCCGGGATCGTCGGCACCCTACGTCGCGGTCGGCCACGTCTACTTCACCGCGCTCGACGGATTCCAGAAGGGGATGGGCAAGCACGGCAAGGAGATCATGGCCGACATCCCCAACTACACGAACATCCAGCCCCAGATCCAGATCAACGAGATCATCGGCTAGTGACCGCGCCCTGGGACGTGATCGTGGTCGGCGGCGGCAACGCCGCGATGTCTGCGGCGCTCTCCGCGCGCGAGGCGGGCGCCCGCGTGCTCGTCCTCGAGAAGGCGCCGGAGGCGTGGCGCGGCGGCAACGGCTTCTTCACCGCGGGCGGCTTCCGGTTCGCCTTCAAGAGCTTCGAGGAGCTCGCCGGGCTCGTCGGTGACCTCTCCGAGGAGGAGAAACGCTCGATGGAGGTCGATCCCTACACGGAGGAGCAGTTCTACGACGACCTCATGCGCGTCACCGAGGACTGCGCCGATCCCGATCTGGCCATGCAGCTCGTGCGGGAGTCCCAGCCGACGGTGCGCTGGATGCGCGACCGCGGCGTCCGCTGGATCCCGATGTTCGGCCGGCAGGCGTACAAGGTCGGCGGGCGCTTCCGCTTCTGGGGCGGCCTCGTGCTCGAGGCGGTCGGCGGCGGGCCGGGGCTCATCGACATGGAGTACGCCGCGGCGGCGAAGGCGGGCATCGCCGTGCGCTTCGAGGCGAAGGCGGCGCGCCTCGTCACCGACGACCGCGGCGCCGTCACGGGCGTCGTCGTCCGCACGCCCGCGGGCACCGAGACGCTCGCCGCGCGCGCGGTCGTGCTCGCATCGGGCGGCTTCGAAGCCAACGCCGAGATGCGCACGCGCTACCTCGGCCGCAACTGGGACCTCGCGCGCGTGCGCGGCACGCCCTACAACACGGGCGACGGCATCCGCATGGCGCTCGAGATCGGCGCGCTCCCGTGGGGCCACTGGAGCGGCTGCCACTCCGTCCAGTGGGACCTGAACGCGCCGTGGCACGGCGACCGGAAGGTCGGCGACAACTTCCAGAAGCACTCGTACCCGCTGGGAATCATCGTCAACCTCCGCGGCGAGCGCTTCGTGGACGAGGGCGCCGACTTCCGCAACTACACCTACGTGAAGTACGGGCGCGCCGTCATCGAGCAGCCGCGGCGCACCGCCTTCCAGGTCTTCGACCAGAAGGTGCTCGCCCTCCTGCGCGAGGAGTACCGGATCCGCGAGGTCACGAAGGCCGAGGACGCGACGCTCGAGGGGCTCGCGAAGAAGCTCGAGATCGACGTCGAGGGCTTCGTGCGCACGGTGACGGCGTTCAACGCCGCCGTCCAGCCGGGGACCTTCAACCCCGCGGTGAAGGACGGCAAGGGCACGCGCGGGATCACGCCGCCGAAGTCGAACTGGGCGCAGCCGCTCGACGCGCCGCCCTTCGTCGGCTACGCCGTCACGACGGGCATCACGTTCACGTTCGGCGGGCTCAAGATCACCCTCGACGGCCAGGTGATCGACTGCGAGCAGCGCCCGATCCCCGGCCTCTACGCCGCGGGCGAGCTGGTCGGCGGGCTCTTCTACCACAACTACCCGGGCGGCGCCGGCCTCATGGCCGGCGCGGTCTTCGGCCGCGTCGCCGGGCGCTCCGCCGCGCGCCGCGGGGCCTAAGACGTCGCGGACGGCCAGATCGAGGGAAGCGTGAGGCCGGTGAAGGGCTCGGCGACGATGAGCGGGTCGCCGGTGGCCCGCGCCCCCAGCTCGTAGGCTCCGCCCGCGAGCCCGTACATCTCGATCGCCCGGGCGTCCGGGTCCACGATCCAGTAGCAGGGCACGCCGAACCGCGCGTACAGCTCGCGCTTGGTGTGGCGATCGGTCTGCGCCGTGGAAGGCGAGACGATCTCGACGACGAGCGTCGGCGCGCCCTCGATGCCGCGGGCGCTGACGCGCTCGCGCCGGTCGCGGGCGACGAAGACGAGGTCCGGCTGGACGATGGTCGTGTCGCTCAGGATCACGTCAACCGGTGCCGCGAAGAGCTGGCCGAGGGCGCCGGCCCGAACGTGGGTGGCAAGCGCCACCGACAGATTCATGCTCACGGTCTGGTGCTGGGTTCCCGGTGCCGGCGTCACGCATAGCTCCCCATCGAGGATCTGGTAGCGCCGGCCGTCGTCCGGCAGCGCCGCGTAATCCTTGTAGGTGAGCGCGACCCGATTCATCGCAAAGCCTCGGCTCGATTCTAGCGCCCACGCGCATGCGTGTCAGCGCCCAATGATGGATACACATCGGGAGCTACCTCGGTGTCTCACTCCGCCCACGGCTCGGCCCGTCGCACCGCCCGCACCGCCGGCTCGGCGGCGTCGAGGAACCACGCCGGCAGGAGCGCCCGGTAACGCTGGAGGAAGCGCTCGAACTGTGTGTCGAGGACGTAGGTGACGCCGTGGTCGGCCGCGTGGCGGCACGAGCGCCCGTAGGCCTGGACGAGCGCCTTCGCCGTCTCGATCGCGTACCAGCGCGGATCGCGCTGCTCGCGCGCACGCGTCCACGGGTCGCCGAGGTCGGGGAACGGGAGCTTCGTGACGATCTGGAAGCGGAGGAAGTCGTCGGGCAGGTCCACGCCCTCGCGGAGCGACGGCGAGACGAGCACGGTCGGGAGCGGCGAGGCGCGGTGCTGCTCGAGCGCCCGCGCCTTCGCCTCCGCCGATGCCACCCAGATGAGCCGCCGCGCCGCGAGCGGAGCCCGCGCGGCCAGATCGCGGACGAGGCGCTCGCCCGCCGCGTACGAGGGCGCGTGGATCAGGCCCTTCTCACCGGGGTGGGCGGCGAGGAGCGCCGCCACCTCAGCGAAGAGCGCGGGCTCGAGCGCGGCGAGGCTCGCCCGCGAGAGGGCGCCGACGGGCCGGTAGACGATCCGGCGCTGCTCGAGCGCGAAGGGCGATGGGCTCGCGAAGACCCGGAGGCCGTCTTCCGCGAGGCCGAAGCACTCGGCGACGACGGCGCGGTGGCCGAGGTAGGCGGAGGAGAGGACCGTCAGCTCCGCGGTCTCAGCGAGGAGCGCCTGCGCCATCGGCGCGACGGACAGCGGGACGAGCTCGAGCGTCGCCGCCGGGTCCATGGGGTAGCGCACGACCCACTCCTGGTCCTCCGCGTCCACGAAGAAGCGGAGGCGGGCGAGCGCCCCCTCGAGCTCGTCGCGCTGCGCGAGCAGCTCCTGCTCGGCCCGCGAGGGCGGCGCCTTCAAGAACGCATCCGCCGCGAGCTCCGGCGGCGTCAACGCCTCGAGCTCTCGGCCGATCGCCTCGCGCCGCGCCTCGAGATGTTCGAGGTGCTCGGCCATCACGGGGCGGTAGGCGTCCGCGGAGGCGAGCCGCGGCAGCGGGGCGCCGAACCAGGCGCGCATCTGCTCGGCAGAAAAGGCGACGGTGAAGACCGAGACGAGCTGGGACTCGAGGTTGTGTGCCTCGTCGACGACGAGCAGGCGGCGCTTCCTGAGCTGCTCCGCGTGCCAGTGGCGGAGCGTCGCGAAGTAGGCCGTGTTGGTGCAGAAGATCGGCCCGTTGAGCGCCGCGGTCTTCGCGCGCACGTACGGGCACTGGCAGAGCGGCCCCCGCGGGCGGCGGCACAGGCCGCGCGAGGTCGGCACGCGCGCGCCGGGGAAGTGGTCGCACGCGTAGTTGTCGCGGCCCTTCACGATCTGGAGCTCGCCGCCGAACTCCCGCTCGTACTGATCCTGGAGCAGCTTCTGCGAGGTCAGGAGGTACGCGTCGCCGCTCCAGCGGGCGAGCGTCATCGCGACGTGGCTCTTGCCGACGCCGGGCGGGCCCTCGACGAGGAACACGCGGGGCGCCGCCGGGTCGTCGAGCGCCTCCGCGATCGCGTCCTCGAGGGCGCTGAGGAGCCGCGCCTGCTCGGGCCGGGGCGTGGCGCCGGCCGGAAAGTGGGTGAGGAGGTCGAGCGCGCCGCTCACTCGTCCACGAGGAGCTTCTGGAGCTCGGCGCGCGTGCGGCGGCGCTCCTCGAGGAGCGCGTTGATTCGCTGGATCGCCTCCGCGTAGCCGGTCACCTCCTGGCGGTCGCGCGCGTCGAGGAAGTCGAGCAGCGTCAGCGAGCTCTGCGCGTAGCTCCGTCGCGCCTGGCGGACCCGCGGGAGGAAGACCGGCCGGAGCTCGGCGCCGGCCGCGCCGTACTGGGCCTCGGCCCGCTGGAGCTCGGCGATCGCCTGCTGGCGCGCGTCGCGCAGGGCCACGTACCGCTCGGCGGCGGGCGGGTCGCTGCGCCGGAGCGCCTCGACGAAGGAGCGCTCGGCGTCGTCGGCGCCGCCCGGTTGCGCCGTGGCGGCGGGCGGCGCGGCCAGCACGGACGCGAGCACGGCCGCGCCGAGGAGAATCCGGCTCACGAGCGAGGTCCTCCGGATCGCGGGATGCGGGCGAGTGGATGGTACCACGCGCGGCGTATCATGAGCGCGTGCCTCCCGAGCGGACGCGCCCGGTGCTGCAGTACTCGGCCGGCGGGCTCGTCGTGGACGCGGACGGCCGGATCCTCCTGATCCGCGCGCGCGACCTCCGCGACCGCCCCGTGTGGACGCTGCCCAAGGGCACGCTCTCGCCCGGCGAGTCGAGCGCGGACGCCGCGCTCCGCGAGGTCCGCGAGGAGACGGGCTGGCGGTGTGAGATCGTCCGCGAGCTCGAGGACGTGACCTATTGGTTCCAGCGCGACGGCCGGCGCGTCCGGAAGTCCGTGCGCTGGTTCCTCATGCGGCCGCTCGAGCAGGCCGGCGAGCACGACCACGAGGTGGACGAGGTCTCGTGGGTGACGCGCGCCGAGGCCCTCGACCGGCTGCGCTACGAGTCGGATCGCCGCCTGGTCGAGGCGCTCGCTTAGGGGGCCGGGAAGAGGCGGTCGCCGTTCTTGAACGCGATCAGCTCGGCGACCTCCGGCGGGAGCTGGCGGAGCCAGACCTGCACGTCGCGCATGTAGTCGCCGACGACCTCCC
This DNA window, taken from Candidatus Methylomirabilota bacterium, encodes the following:
- a CDS encoding PD-(D/E)XK nuclease family protein, translated to LPGRVELRFLEANLVGRHAPDAEDVDEAIEQVKAAAAGIRARAFAATPSYNACRFCAYNQICPFTATRE
- a CDS encoding Fic family protein; its protein translation is MKAGLQSSETPRGGYDAFVPAPLPPKLAYDDELVLALSRADAALSELSGLGRHLPNPHLLIAPYVRREAVLSSRIEGTTTTLAELLLEEVAEGAARRDPVDIREVRNYVTALEYGVTRLRTLPLSLRLVRELHARLMKGVRGEHATPGEFRRTQNWIGVARSTPESAIYVPPPPEFMMEALEAWERFLHERGRVPDLVQCALMHEQFEAIHPFLDGNGRVGRLLITLFLIERGRLSQPLLYLSAYIDQHRGEYYGGLQAVHTDGDWKGWIRFFLTGVEVIAQDAVVQAAKLMELRERWRERLADYPKAAQLIDALLVNPYMSVARAQRLLKVSNPTARQLVARLEKLELLTEITGREWGRLYLARPILRIIEQMRGRGAPRGSG
- a CDS encoding DUF2569 domain-containing protein, whose amino-acid sequence is MAEPDVQDLKGIGGWLILVAVGLCLQPLLLLKALSENATAFKPDTWGVLTTPGTSAYHPLWAPLLVAETGVNLVLLAWSGVLLYFFFSKGRRFPRMVIVYMGVSVAAVIADLAVANAIPVARARLTASEYGQVARSVIGAAIWIPYFLRSRRVAATFVH
- a CDS encoding EthD family reductase; the encoded protein is MIRISVLYPAGEGKKFDYDYYKNKHMILVAERLKPFGLIRTEVDRGIAGGAPGSSAPYVAVGHVYFTALDGFQKGMGKHGKEIMADIPNYTNIQPQIQINEIIG
- the tcuA gene encoding FAD-dependent tricarballylate dehydrogenase TcuA — encoded protein: MTAPWDVIVVGGGNAAMSAALSAREAGARVLVLEKAPEAWRGGNGFFTAGGFRFAFKSFEELAGLVGDLSEEEKRSMEVDPYTEEQFYDDLMRVTEDCADPDLAMQLVRESQPTVRWMRDRGVRWIPMFGRQAYKVGGRFRFWGGLVLEAVGGGPGLIDMEYAAAAKAGIAVRFEAKAARLVTDDRGAVTGVVVRTPAGTETLAARAVVLASGGFEANAEMRTRYLGRNWDLARVRGTPYNTGDGIRMALEIGALPWGHWSGCHSVQWDLNAPWHGDRKVGDNFQKHSYPLGIIVNLRGERFVDEGADFRNYTYVKYGRAVIEQPRRTAFQVFDQKVLALLREEYRIREVTKAEDATLEGLAKKLEIDVEGFVRTVTAFNAAVQPGTFNPAVKDGKGTRGITPPKSNWAQPLDAPPFVGYAVTTGITFTFGGLKITLDGQVIDCEQRPIPGLYAAGELVGGLFYHNYPGGAGLMAGAVFGRVAGRSAARRGA
- a CDS encoding Uma2 family endonuclease, whose translation is MNRVALTYKDYAALPDDGRRYQILDGELCVTPAPGTQHQTVSMNLSVALATHVRAGALGQLFAAPVDVILSDTTIVQPDLVFVARDRRERVSARGIEGAPTLVVEIVSPSTAQTDRHTKRELYARFGVPCYWIVDPDARAIEMYGLAGGAYELGARATGDPLIVAEPFTGLTLPSIWPSATS
- a CDS encoding helicase C-terminal domain-containing protein — translated: MSGALDLLTHFPAGATPRPEQARLLSALEDAIAEALDDPAAPRVFLVEGPPGVGKSHVAMTLARWSGDAYLLTSQKLLQDQYEREFGGELQIVKGRDNYACDHFPGARVPTSRGLCRRPRGPLCQCPYVRAKTAALNGPIFCTNTAYFATLRHWHAEQLRKRRLLVVDEAHNLESQLVSVFTVAFSAEQMRAWFGAPLPRLASADAYRPVMAEHLEHLEARREAIGRELEALTPPELAADAFLKAPPSRAEQELLAQRDELEGALARLRFFVDAEDQEWVVRYPMDPAATLELVPLSVAPMAQALLAETAELTVLSSAYLGHRAVVAECFGLAEDGLRVFASPSPFALEQRRIVYRPVGALSRASLAALEPALFAEVAALLAAHPGEKGLIHAPSYAAGERLVRDLAARAPLAARRLIWVASAEAKARALEQHRASPLPTVLVSPSLREGVDLPDDFLRFQIVTKLPFPDLGDPWTRAREQRDPRWYAIETAKALVQAYGRSCRHAADHGVTYVLDTQFERFLQRYRALLPAWFLDAAEPAVRAVRRAEPWAE
- a CDS encoding NUDIX hydrolase, with protein sequence MPPERTRPVLQYSAGGLVVDADGRILLIRARDLRDRPVWTLPKGTLSPGESSADAALREVREETGWRCEIVRELEDVTYWFQRDGRRVRKSVRWFLMRPLEQAGEHDHEVDEVSWVTRAEALDRLRYESDRRLVEALA